Within the Microvirgula aerodenitrificans DSM 15089 genome, the region GCAGATTTTACCCATAACGGGTTGTGTCGACGACCTGCATCCGTAGCTCAGTTGGATAGAGTACTGCCCTCCGAAGGCAGGGGTCGCCCGTTCGAGCCGGGCCGGATGCGCCAGATACAGAAAAGCCGACATCGTCAGATGTCGGCTTTTTGCATTCCGGTCCGGTCAGGGCCGCCCGGAGAGAAACGGGCACCAGGGCCATGCCGGCCATTGGTGCCCGTTCCTGTTTCCGGATCAGAACCGGCTGGTCAGACCGATGCGGAACAACTGGTTCTGCTCACCGGAAGCCCCGAGCGAGGTCTTGTAGCCGATGCCCAGCAGCCACAGCTTGCTCAGACTGATGTCGGCACCCAGATCGACATTGACGAAGTTGCTCGACAGCGGATCGGTATTCAGGCGGTAGACCGGCCCGCCGACCAGGTCGGCATAGCTGAGGTCGACGCCACCGCTGTTGCTGAAGTTGTGTCCCCATTCAATGCGCAGAGTCGGCGTGACCATGCCCCAGCTGGTCGGCAGGTCGTAGCTCGAACGCAGGCCAAGGAACGAAGTGACATAACGCTGGGTCTGGTCGCCGTAGTGCAGTGCATACATGCCGCCACCGCTTTCGCTGAACGCATCGAAGCGGGTGATGGCGGCATTCAGCCGGCCGTACGGTGCCAGCAGCAGATTGCCCTGGCGATGCTCGTAGCTGCCGGTCAGCGAACCGAACACCTGGCTGGCATCGCGCGATCCGCGTGCATAACCGCTGGACGGATCGGCGGTGACATAGCGGCGCGAATCGAAGCTGATCCAGCTGTAGCCGAGCACCCCGTCGATAAACACCTGCGGCATCGGGTGGAAGCTGGCGTAGACGGCGGCGCTGATGGCATCGGCATCGCTGCGGGTATCGTCACTGCCGATCAGGCTGCGGTCGTTGCCGTAGCCCAGACCGACCCCGAGGGTGAGTGCGGACGACACCCGGTAGTCGAGACCGCCGCTGAGGCCGACAGTGGTGAAGTCGGTACCCCGGCCATGGCGGGTGTCGTTCGAGCCGAAGTTGACGAAGCCATCGGTCCAGAATGCCAGCGGTTCGCTGCTGCAGTCACCTGCCGCCGCGGACGGGGCGGCAGGCGCGGCGACGGCCGGGCGGCTGTCTCCGGCCGGGGCCGTGGTTGTGGCCACCTTGGTGGGGCGCTTGCTGCCGTTTGCGACGTCGCCGTTCGGTGTCTTGCCCGACAGGGCGTTGGCCGCCGCCGTGGCCAGATCGGCGACCGGAATGGTCGCGCCGCCGGCGCCTAGCTTGATGCCGAAGGCGTTGCCGTGGCAGGTGTTCTGGTGCAGTTGCTCGAGGCGACGGTTGAAGTTCGCCATCTGGGTGCTGGCAAAACGCTCGGCGGAGCGGTTCTGTGCATTGACCAGGCCGATCACTTCTGCATTCTTTGATGGGTCTGGACGAGCCTGAACGGTGAAAGTGACTGTTCCGCTGGCCGTGCTTGTCCCATTGCTGAGAGCAAATGTGGCGATGGCACTGCCCGAAAACGCGGCTGCCGGGATGAAGCGCAGCGTGTAGCGTGGCGCGGGTGCGGCGGCGCTCAGCATCATGCGCTGCACCGGGGCGCTGGCTGGCTGCTCCGTGA harbors:
- a CDS encoding autotransporter domain-containing protein encodes the protein DSFTYTATNASGTSSPATVSITVSAPTLNLTPASLGNGTVGVAYSVTVSTTGGTAPYSYAITAGTLPAGLSLNTSTGVISGTPSTGGTSTLTITVTDSVSATGSRAYTLVIGAQVPIASAVSATVAANSSANPITLSLGGGAATSVAVASAASHGTATASGTSITYTPTAGYSGADSFTYTATNASGTSSPATVSITVTAQPASVVSSARTLRVGEAVTVDLTDGATGGPFTSARVISLTPASAGQAIIVTEQPASAPVQRMMLSAAAPAPRYTLRFIPAAAFSGSAIATFALSNGTSTASGTVTFTVQARPDPSKNAEVIGLVNAQNRSAERFASTQMANFNRRLEQLHQNTCHGNAFGIKLGAGGATIPVADLATAAANALSGKTPNGDVANGSKRPTKVATTTAPAGDSRPAVAAPAAPSAAAGDCSSEPLAFWTDGFVNFGSNDTRHGRGTDFTTVGLSGGLDYRVSSALTLGVGLGYGNDRSLIGSDDTRSDADAISAAVYASFHPMPQVFIDGVLGYSWISFDSRRYVTADPSSGYARGSRDASQVFGSLTGSYEHRQGNLLLAPYGRLNAAITRFDAFSESGGGMYALHYGDQTQRYVTSFLGLRSSYDLPTSWGMVTPTLRIEWGHNFSNSGGVDLSYADLVGGPVYRLNTDPLSSNFVNVDLGADISLSKLWLLGIGYKTSLGASGEQNQLFRIGLTSRF